Proteins encoded together in one Lathyrus oleraceus cultivar Zhongwan6 chromosome 5, CAAS_Psat_ZW6_1.0, whole genome shotgun sequence window:
- the LOC127083963 gene encoding GDSL esterase/lipase CPRD49, whose protein sequence is MAAPARPQFVLFGSSIVQLSYSHGGWGSFLSDIYARKADILVRGYYGWNSRRALQVLTEVFPKDAATQPSLVIVYFGGNDSMGPHSSGLGPHVPLEEYIDNMRKILVHIQGLSEMTRIIVLTCPPVHEEKLRENTSAFFSELVRTNDLCQSYSEACIKLCKELGVEVVDLFHALQSIDDWENACFTDGVHLATEGSKIVVKEILKVLKEAEWKPCLHWKSMHTEFSEDSPYDLVAADGKTTLNPSEWTFHREFQWD, encoded by the exons ATGGCTGCACCTGCTAGGCCTCAGTTCGTTCTTTTTGGATCCTCCATCGTGCAACTCAGTTACAGCCATGGCGGTTGGGGCTCTTTTCTTTCCGATATCTACGCTCGGAAG GCAGACATATTGGTTCGAGGTTACTACGGATGGAACTCACGACGTGCCCTCCAAGTCCTCACTGAAGTTTTCCCAAAG GATGCTGCTACACAGCCTTCGCTTGTGATAGTTTATTTTGGAGGTAATGATTCCATGGGTCCTCACTCATCTGGTCTAGGCCCTCACGTGCCTCTTGAAGAGTATATCGATAACATGAGAAAGATTCTGGTTCATATTCAG GGCCTATCTGAAATGACACGTATCATCGTTCTCACCTGCCCTCCTGTCCACGAGGAAAAATTGCGCGAAAACACTAG CGCATTTTTTAGTGAGCTGGTAAGAACAAATGACTTATGCCAAAGCTATTCAGAAGCTTGTATAAAGCTATGCAAGGAACTTGGTGTGGAAGTTGTTGATCTTTTTCATGCACTACAAAGTATAGATGACTGGGAGAATGCTTGTTTTAC TGACGGCGTCCATTTAGCAACTGAGGGAAGCAAAATTGTGGTGAAAGAAATACTGAAAGTACTCAAGGAGGCTGAATGGAAGCCATGCCTCCACTGGAAGTCAATGCACACTGAATTTTCGGAAGATTCGCCGTATGATCTTGTTGCTGCTGATGGGAAAACAACACTGAACCCTTCTGAGTGGACTTTTCACAGAGAGTTTCAGTGGGATTAA